ATGCCAACTTTTCGGGACTTGCGAATATGAATCTAGGATTAATTTTTTTGTGTGCGAAGTCTAGCATTAACTGCATTTGATTTTTCACACCGCTATGCAATGCCAAAACTTCAACACCTTCTTTCTCCAACTTACTTTTTTGTTCTTCAATTAGAGCAATCAACGGGAAAATTACTATTGCACAGCCTCCCAATTCCATTGCAGATTCCCAATAAACAGAGGATTTTCCGCCTCCTGTGGGCATTATGCAAAGTGTGCTCGTGCCCTCCACTACTTTTTTTATACACTTTTTTTGAATATCTGAGAGGGAATATTTTTGATTAGGAAAATTCCTTGAAAAGTTTTCCTGAATTTGTTCATAAGAAATCATACATAATCCTCGCTCAATCTTGATTGCAACGTCGTAATATCATATTCATTCCTTTTTGCAATATATTCAAAGAAAGAATCTACATAGGCATACCTGTATTTTTGATCTAGTTCTATTCCCAACGCATTGAAATTTTCCTTTAGTATTTTGTATGTTACCAGTGCGTAATACGAGAAAAGAGAATATGGGTAAAAGTAATTTTGAGAAATCTGGTTCTCTTGAATGTTAACCATTATAAATTCTGAATCCATTCGGCATCCAAAAGAATCTTTATCGGTCAGAAAATAAAGGGCCCAAATCGCATTACGGCTCCTACTCGGGAACCACTGCGGGTTACGCATATAAGCGATTAGACTTTTTATTCCGCCTCCAATAACTCCGGACAATGAACAATCATCGGAATCAAGCCTGCCAAGACCAACATCTTCATAAGAAGAAATGTTCAAATACTTACTTTCATTTTCTTCGCCTTTGTAATCAAAAGCAAAATTTACGATATTATTTACTTTCTCCCAAAGTTCTTTACAGTCAGCTTCATTGAACTTTATCTTGAACTTTTTTAGCCCTTTTTGCTTTGACTGTAATGTTTGTCGTATAATAGGGCACTTGTTTTTCAATGTCGTTTTTTTGAAGGTGTTTCGATCAAAAGATTCTTCTTCCATACGTTCTTTAGTAAAAATGTCATTGTATAATGGGGCTTCAGCCTCATAGACATTCTTAGCATTTTCTACTGTATGGGACGCAATATCTCTAAGCGAAAATTTAACAGAATCTAACTTTTCTATCATTTCCTGCAAATTGCCTTTACAATATTCTTCAAAAGACTCGTTTATTCGCTTTACCAATTTATCTTGAACATTCTTTATATGGTCTTGTTCAAAACAACAAGGCTCAACATTCCAGATTTCAGATCCATTTTCTTGTCTATGCATAAAGATATCTCCCTTATAAAAGTCTAATTTTTCCTGTTAATAATTGTTGCATCATGCCGGTTTTGAGGGTGCGGTATTTTGCGAGTTTGGTTTCGAGGGCCGAGATTTCGGCGTCCATGTCGCTGAGGACGTTTGCGATGGCGGTTTGTTCTTCTTTTGATGGCAATGCAATAAATAGATTTGCGAGAATCTTTAAATTCAAGCCTCCACGGCCACCATCGCCAGAAGACAATTCTCGTAATTCTTCATACCTACTATCAATATTATGATAAAGATATTCACTATTATGCGTTTTTGAAGGGAACATTGCCGCAATGGATTGGTTTGTACACAATTCAACATAGTTAATAGCGGCTGTGCCTCTTGTTTTCCCTTGACCAGCTAAACCAACCAATACACAATTTGGAGGAATTAAATGTGTGCTAGAACTATTTAGACCAAGTTCAGTTATTCTACCTGACACGTCATAAATTCTTTTGTTATTTAGTTCTCCTGAATTCATCCACCTAATATTTCCACCCCAAAAATCATCACATAAGGTTGAAGGAGTTCCTCCTGCTTGTAGCTTTGTAAAATCACCTATTTTTTTCACTTCCCAATCGGTAGGAATTTGACCGATTTCGGTTTGTTTGTAGGTGGGTTTGGCGGGGGCGAATCCGGGGAGGCGTTTCTTGCCGGTGAGGAGTTGTTGCATTGCGCCTTGTTTGATGTTTTTCTTTTTGGCGATGAGTTTTTCTAAGTTCGCGATTAGGGTGTCAACGTCGGAGAGGGCGTTTGCAATGCGTTGTTGTTCTTCAATTGTGGGTGGAAGTGGAATTTTTGATTTTACAGCTTGTGGCGCTGTTAACTGCGGAACACCAGTACTTTCAAATACAAATGGAACCCTAAAATTAATTGTCTCTGATACGAAATAACAATCAACATGTTGCTTTGGAGAAAGAACCAGCAATCTCACAATAGCGTCAAAAGCTTCTCGTCTATATTCCGCATGCCCAAGTGAACCGCGTCCCGTTATGGTGACACAATTGGCTCTATAACGCGGATTAGACGTATATCCATATAAGCCTTTATTTTCCAATGAATTTGAATATATCGGCCATTTTATTGTTCCTGATGGGTATTCTGAAAAGCTTTCCTTTTGTAAATCTCCACCTGCAGAAAAGTCAAATAATTCCCCCAATGTTTTCACTTCCCAATCGCTCGGTATCATCCCGACTTCGGTCTGTTTGAATTTCGTTTCTTTCATAAATTAAGCCCTAGATCCTTCGACTCCGTTACGCTCCGCTCAGGATGACACGAGTGGATCCTATCGCTTCGCTCCAGGATGACAATCTTTCGTCTCTTGTCTTGATCATACCTCAAATCCCATTTCTTTGAGGTGGTTCTTGACCTTGGTTTCGTAGTCGGTGACGGTTGTTTCTAGGTCGGGGAGCGTGTTTTCGTAGCGGTCGGCGAGTTCGGTCACGCGGGTTGCAATTTTGTGGCTGGTGGTGTCGTAGAGGCTCTTGATTCCTTCAAAGATGTCAAAGCTCCACTTCTGTTTTACGAGCAGGTCCTTGATTTCTTTTTCGGTGAGTTCGGCATACTTGTTCTTGACGGATTCGTCCAGCGCCTTGTTCAGTTCCTTGACAATGCCTGTCTGATTTTTCGTGGTGGTGGCAAGTTCGGTATATTTGGCGAGCACTTCGTATTCTTCGCTCTTGTTGCTTGCCTTTTGCTTTTTCAGTTCCTTCAGCTTGGCGGCAATTTTCTTTGCGTCCAGGTCTTCGCTTTCTTCCTTGGCATAGTCGGCCAGCACGCTGCCTTCGCCGCTGTTTTCTTCCACGAATTCTTCGAGCCTGGATTCGCTTTCGGCGACAACTTGCTCGGCACGCTCGATTTCGGCCTGTTCCTTGGCAAAGTAAACGCGTTCGATGACGGTCTTGGGCAAGAGTTTGCCTTCCCAGCCGATTTCCTTGGGCTCGGCCTTTTTCTTGCCGTCGTCCTTCTTGGATTCTTTCTTGAAGAGTTTCACGATTTCGGCACCGGCCATGTAGCCGTCGTACTTGAGCACGAAAACGTCGTCGCTCATGGTCTCTTGCCAGTAGGCGAGCAGCACCTGGTAAACGTCGTAAAAGTCCACGAGTTCAATGTGGCGGAATTCGTCTATCAGCGATTCCGAGAGTTCTATGATAAACTTCTTCACATCTACCGAGCCGTCGATGTTCATCAACTTCTTGGAAGACTTCTTGAGCCATGCGTCAAAGGCGTTGTCAATCTGTTCGGCGTAAGCCTTGAATTCTTCGTCGTTGAAGATTGCGCCACGGATTTCGTCTTTTTCTACCTTGAGCTGGTAATAGCCCGCACGGAATTTCTTGAAGAGTTTGCTCTTGAGGCCCGGGAAAATATCCCAGTAGCGTTTTAAGGAATCCACGTCGCCTGCGGGGATGCCGCCATTCAGATGGGCGTCGATGGACTGCTCGTCTTCGGCGTCACCACTGTCGATGTAACGCGGGATGTTCAGGTTGTAGCCGTTCTTGACCTTGATTTCTTCCATCGGGACAAAGCGCGCGTACTTGGGGTCGTCTTCGATGCGGTTCACGAAAGTCTGCACAATCTTGTGGATGTCGCGTTCGCGCAGGCGGTTCTTGGGGCCGTCTTTCACAAAGTCGTGGCTAGCATCAATCATGAATATGCCGCCGTTATTCCCTTGGCGTTCGGCTGCGTCTTCCTTATCCATCACGATGATGCAGGCGGGAATGCCCGTGCCATAGAAAAGGTTCGCAGGGAGCCCGATAATGCCCTTGATGTAGCCGCGATCGATGATGTTCTTGCGGAGGGATTCTTCGGCGTTGCCACGGAAAAGCACGCCGTGGGGCAAAATCACTGCCGCCTTGCCGGTGGGCT
This genomic stretch from Fibrobacter sp. UWB2 harbors:
- a CDS encoding class I SAM-dependent DNA methyltransferase, with amino-acid sequence MAIKKNELYSSLWESCDKLRGGMDASQYKDYILTLLFVKYVTDKFKGQKYADINVPAGGSFDDLVALKNNKDIGEKMDKAIAKLAEANNLTGVIDNAKFFDNSKFGNGKDMVDTLTGLVSIFERPEFNFSNNKAGGDDILGDAYEYLMRNFATESGKSKGQFYTPAEVSRILAKVIGLGAIKNRNTTIYDPACGSGSLLIRAADEAPFDIAIYGQEKETTTAGLAKMNLVLHNKASGEIKSGNTFSNPQYLDNGALKRFDFVVANPPFSLKNWTDGLQEFGRFDGYDDRPPEKNGDYAWLLHILKSLKPTGKAAVILPHGVLFRGNAEESLRKNIIDRGYIKGIIGLPANLFYGTGIPACIIVMDKEDAAERQGNNGGIFMIDASHDFVKDGPKNRLRERDIHKIVQTFVNRIEDDPKYARFVPMEEIKVKNGYNLNIPRYIDSGDAEDEQSIDAHLNGGIPAGDVDSLKRYWDIFPGLKSKLFKKFRAGYYQLKVEKDEIRGAIFNDEEFKAYAEQIDNAFDAWLKKSSKKLMNIDGSVDVKKFIIELSESLIDEFRHIELVDFYDVYQVLLAYWQETMSDDVFVLKYDGYMAGAEIVKLFKKESKKDDGKKKAEPKEIGWEGKLLPKTVIERVYFAKEQAEIERAEQVVAESESRLEEFVEENSGEGSVLADYAKEESEDLDAKKIAAKLKELKKQKASNKSEEYEVLAKYTELATTTKNQTGIVKELNKALDESVKNKYAELTEKEIKDLLVKQKWSFDIFEGIKSLYDTTSHKIATRVTELADRYENTLPDLETTVTDYETKVKNHLKEMGFEV
- a CDS encoding restriction endonuclease subunit S; amino-acid sequence: MKETKFKQTEVGMIPSDWEVKTLGELFDFSAGGDLQKESFSEYPSGTIKWPIYSNSLENKGLYGYTSNPRYRANCVTITGRGSLGHAEYRREAFDAIVRLLVLSPKQHVDCYFVSETINFRVPFVFESTGVPQLTAPQAVKSKIPLPPTIEEQQRIANALSDVDTLIANLEKLIAKKKNIKQGAMQQLLTGKKRLPGFAPAKPTYKQTEIGQIPTDWEVKKIGDFTKLQAGGTPSTLCDDFWGGNIRWMNSGELNNKRIYDVSGRITELGLNSSSTHLIPPNCVLVGLAGQGKTRGTAAINYVELCTNQSIAAMFPSKTHNSEYLYHNIDSRYEELRELSSGDGGRGGLNLKILANLFIALPSKEEQTAIANVLSDMDAEISALETKLAKYRTLKTGMMQQLLTGKIRLL